In Paenibacillus ihbetae, the following are encoded in one genomic region:
- a CDS encoding ABC transporter permease, with protein sequence MNPIVRPVKKESFKTRAARDFRRNSMIYLMLLPVVAFYAVFHYGPLYGLQIAFKNFSAGLGIWNSPWVGFDHFIEFFNGFFFERVVTNTIILGLYDLIFVFPASIVLALMLNEVRNRMFKRTVQSITYIPHFISVVVVVGMLVDFLSVDGLINQLIAYFGGKPISFMRLPEWFRTIYTSSAIWQGIGWGSIIYLAAISNIDPSLYEAAKVDGAGRWKQMLMITLPGIMPTVIILLILRIGSFMALQDEKILIMYNPVTYETADVIGTYVYRKGILEASYSFSAAVGMFNSLINFVLLFGANYLSKRFTETKLW encoded by the coding sequence ATGAACCCAATCGTAAGACCGGTTAAAAAAGAAAGCTTCAAGACCAGGGCAGCAAGGGATTTCCGGCGGAATTCCATGATTTATCTCATGCTGCTCCCGGTGGTGGCATTTTATGCCGTGTTTCATTACGGGCCCTTGTACGGCCTGCAGATCGCGTTCAAAAATTTTTCGGCAGGACTTGGCATATGGAACAGCCCGTGGGTGGGCTTCGACCATTTCATCGAATTTTTCAACGGCTTCTTCTTTGAACGCGTCGTCACCAATACGATCATCCTGGGGCTGTACGACCTGATCTTCGTATTCCCGGCCTCGATCGTGCTGGCGCTGATGCTCAATGAAGTCCGGAATCGGATGTTCAAGCGGACGGTTCAGTCCATTACGTATATTCCGCATTTCATCTCGGTTGTGGTCGTCGTCGGCATGCTGGTGGATTTTTTGTCCGTTGACGGGCTGATCAATCAGTTGATCGCTTATTTCGGCGGCAAGCCGATATCGTTCATGCGGCTCCCGGAATGGTTCCGCACCATCTATACCTCGTCTGCGATATGGCAGGGAATCGGCTGGGGCTCGATCATTTATCTGGCAGCCATATCGAACATCGATCCGTCACTGTATGAGGCGGCGAAGGTCGACGGGGCGGGACGCTGGAAGCAGATGCTGATGATTACGCTGCCCGGCATCATGCCGACGGTGATCATTTTGCTGATCCTTCGGATCGGTTCTTTCATGGCCCTTCAGGATGAGAAAATACTGATTATGTACAATCCGGTCACATACGAAACGGCGGATGTGATCGGGACTTACGTCTACCGCAAGGGCATATTGGAGGCGAGCTACAGCTTCAGTGCCGCGGTCGGCATGTTTAACTCCCTGATCAATTTTGTACTGCTGTTCGGGGCGAATTACCTCAGCAAACGGTTTACCGAAACGAAGCTGTGGTAG
- a CDS encoding extracellular solute-binding protein gives MGTIRKRAAKMAILVLIVAMIAGCSGKGSGAEEQGGEQGKEVASGGEVGYPEKLTYWVTLNANASATMQDMNGIAAYQELEKTTGTKISFQHPPAGQEADAFNIMVSSGNLPDVIEYGWANVSGGPDKAISDGTIIRLNELIEEHAPNLTKVLNDNPEYRKLITTDDGNIYVFPFLRGDEYLLTFNGLIFRQDWLDQLKLEVPETIDEWYEVLKAIKTGDPNGNGKADEIPLLLDLDMTGINHAFVGAWGITTGFYQVDGQVKYGPIQPEFKSYLETMSKWYAEGLIDQDFAATDATLKDAKVTNSQVGAFSGYMGSSLGRYTELMKASNPDVKLTGAPNVVLKKGDMPILGQKDSAYNGFGAAITKANKNPAETVKWLDYKYGEEGHMLFNFGVEGVSYEMKDGYPTYTEEVMKNPDGLSITQALAKYNLASYSGPFVQDRRYIEQYSALPEQKAAIETWMKADNSRLMPVISPTAEESTQYASIMNDVNTYYEEMVNKFIMGVEPISGFDKFVETIQGMGIEEAVKIQQAALDRFNSR, from the coding sequence ATGGGAACCATTCGTAAACGTGCGGCAAAAATGGCGATCTTGGTGTTAATCGTGGCCATGATCGCCGGCTGCAGCGGCAAAGGCTCAGGAGCGGAGGAGCAGGGAGGAGAACAAGGCAAGGAGGTTGCATCCGGCGGTGAGGTCGGTTATCCCGAGAAGCTGACTTATTGGGTGACATTAAATGCAAACGCTTCCGCGACCATGCAGGACATGAATGGCATTGCTGCCTATCAAGAACTGGAAAAGACGACAGGAACCAAAATCAGCTTCCAGCATCCGCCGGCCGGACAGGAAGCGGACGCCTTCAATATTATGGTGTCCTCGGGCAATTTGCCGGACGTCATCGAGTACGGCTGGGCGAACGTATCCGGCGGTCCGGATAAAGCGATCTCGGACGGCACGATTATCCGCCTCAACGAATTGATCGAGGAGCACGCGCCGAATTTAACCAAGGTATTGAACGACAACCCGGAATACCGGAAGCTCATCACGACCGATGACGGCAATATTTACGTGTTCCCGTTCCTGCGGGGAGACGAATACTTGCTGACGTTCAACGGGCTCATTTTTCGGCAGGATTGGCTGGACCAGCTCAAGCTTGAGGTGCCGGAGACGATCGATGAATGGTATGAGGTGCTTAAGGCGATCAAGACCGGCGATCCGAACGGAAACGGGAAGGCGGATGAAATCCCGCTGCTGCTTGACCTGGACATGACGGGGATCAACCATGCTTTCGTGGGTGCCTGGGGTATTACGACCGGATTTTATCAGGTCGATGGTCAGGTGAAGTACGGGCCGATCCAGCCGGAGTTCAAATCTTATCTGGAAACGATGAGCAAGTGGTATGCCGAAGGGCTGATCGATCAAGATTTTGCCGCCACGGACGCCACACTGAAGGACGCGAAGGTTACGAACAGCCAAGTGGGCGCTTTCTCGGGCTACATGGGCAGCAGTTTGGGCCGGTATACCGAGCTGATGAAGGCATCCAATCCGGATGTCAAGCTGACGGGGGCGCCGAACGTGGTGCTGAAGAAGGGCGATATGCCGATACTGGGACAGAAGGACTCCGCGTATAACGGCTTTGGAGCAGCGATTACAAAGGCCAACAAAAATCCGGCCGAAACGGTGAAATGGCTCGATTACAAATACGGCGAAGAAGGGCATATGCTGTTTAACTTCGGCGTCGAAGGCGTCAGCTACGAGATGAAGGACGGGTACCCGACGTATACGGAAGAAGTGATGAAGAATCCGGACGGGCTGTCCATTACGCAAGCGCTGGCCAAATACAATCTGGCGAGCTATTCCGGTCCATTCGTGCAGGACCGCCGGTATATCGAGCAATATTCCGCGCTGCCGGAGCAGAAAGCGGCGATCGAGACCTGGATGAAGGCGGACAACAGCCGCCTGATGCCGGTCATCTCCCCAACGGCTGAAGAGAGCACGCAATATGCATCCATCATGAACGATGTGAACACCTATTACGAGGAAATGGTGAACAAATTCATCATGGGCGTGGAGCCGATCAGCGGATTCGACAAGTTCGTCGAGACGATCCAGGGTATGGGGATCGAAGAAGCGGTGAAGATCCAGCAGGCGGCGCTGGACCGCTTCAACAGCCGTTAA
- a CDS encoding helix-turn-helix domain-containing protein, which yields MGVFPTRAKFERSSRTSVFVTLLLSYLVVLLIPVIVFGGLYTRIESIMVENANNANMALIEQAKQVVDGRLDEMHLISRNTSSHPKLDTLLKSGELQTAEERYDYLSFMKELERYRNSSSFITDFYVYLRKSDTVVSPGFKTNSSILFSEIYGYPNLTYQQFQDDILHGVHFNRFLPVTDVGKGLNKKRMLTYLQTLPFGEKSSPKGALVILIEERQIMGLLEEIVKANHGTIYIKDAEGQILLSAGEHSALANGASASESRMMTVSTTSARNGWEYVSLVPEDVFMAKVIMVKRMAVGVLALCLAAGIIVCAYMTYRAYHPLRDIIRFIRQSHPTRGGNIRNEYEFIKSTMADSFGKQVEMEEQLFRQTPVIRANFLLRLLKGHVDTADISQQSLTFMGITFPHASFAVALIELRDASGFIHHDSEREWALIRFVTGKVAEEMPGYAAYAVELEKNEVAIILNVPEECDKGVELYEWAEQVKRVIEQRFRTVTTIGISSIHSGIGQLPSCYAESVRALEYSIFTAYKPILFYEEMKREAEVYYDFPIETEIQLINAMKSGDAAKTKDIIQQLYENNFTGKQITPEHGRLLFANLLSTLFKLLNALNLRYEDIFGTPAKPIENMTEAGSVEELHSEMQAMFHKACLYVKQQRGDSSTLLLEKIKKYIIEHHDDAMISLASIAEQFNITPPYLSAFFKKNSGSNLTDYLAKIRIERSKEMMKEAGSTISQIARAVGYTSDVGFIRVFKKYEGITPGKYKETLHSLPSTLRKDHAES from the coding sequence ATGGGAGTGTTTCCAACAAGAGCAAAATTCGAGCGATCAAGCCGTACGTCCGTATTCGTTACATTGCTCCTGTCCTATCTTGTGGTGCTGCTCATACCGGTGATCGTATTCGGAGGGCTGTATACGAGGATCGAGAGCATTATGGTCGAGAACGCCAACAATGCCAACATGGCGCTCATTGAACAGGCCAAGCAAGTAGTGGACGGCCGCCTGGATGAGATGCACCTGATCTCCCGGAATACTTCATCGCATCCGAAGCTGGACACCCTGCTCAAATCCGGAGAGCTCCAAACGGCCGAAGAACGTTATGATTATTTGAGCTTTATGAAGGAGCTGGAGCGTTACCGGAACAGCAGCAGTTTTATTACGGATTTCTACGTGTATCTTCGGAAGAGCGATACTGTGGTGAGCCCGGGCTTCAAAACGAACTCATCGATTTTGTTTTCGGAGATATATGGCTACCCCAACCTGACGTATCAGCAGTTTCAGGACGATATCCTTCACGGCGTTCATTTTAATCGCTTTCTTCCGGTAACCGACGTCGGTAAGGGCTTAAACAAGAAACGGATGCTCACCTATTTGCAAACGCTTCCATTCGGAGAGAAGAGCAGCCCGAAGGGCGCCTTGGTGATCCTCATCGAAGAACGGCAAATCATGGGATTGCTCGAAGAGATCGTGAAAGCGAATCACGGTACGATTTATATCAAGGATGCGGAGGGACAGATCCTGTTAAGTGCGGGTGAGCACAGTGCGCTTGCGAACGGGGCATCGGCTTCGGAGAGCCGGATGATGACCGTGTCAACCACTTCGGCCCGAAACGGCTGGGAATATGTATCGCTCGTTCCCGAGGACGTATTCATGGCGAAGGTGATCATGGTCAAGCGAATGGCGGTTGGCGTTCTGGCCTTGTGTCTGGCTGCCGGCATTATCGTGTGCGCGTATATGACCTATCGGGCTTATCATCCGCTCCGTGACATCATCCGGTTTATCCGGCAATCCCACCCGACTCGAGGAGGAAATATCCGCAACGAATACGAGTTTATCAAATCTACCATGGCGGATTCCTTCGGCAAGCAGGTGGAGATGGAAGAGCAGCTGTTCAGGCAGACCCCGGTCATCCGTGCGAATTTCCTGCTCCGTTTGTTGAAGGGGCATGTCGATACGGCGGATATTTCGCAGCAATCCCTAACCTTTATGGGCATAACCTTCCCTCACGCAAGCTTTGCCGTGGCGCTGATCGAGCTTCGGGACGCAAGCGGCTTTATCCATCATGATTCCGAGCGGGAATGGGCGTTAATCCGTTTCGTGACCGGGAAAGTGGCGGAAGAGATGCCGGGCTACGCCGCTTATGCCGTTGAACTGGAGAAAAACGAAGTCGCGATAATATTGAACGTTCCTGAAGAGTGCGATAAAGGAGTTGAGCTGTACGAATGGGCTGAGCAGGTAAAGAGAGTCATCGAGCAGCGCTTCCGGACGGTGACCACGATCGGAATCAGCAGCATCCATTCAGGGATAGGACAGCTGCCAAGCTGCTATGCCGAGAGCGTGAGAGCACTGGAATACTCGATATTTACCGCTTACAAACCCATTCTCTTTTATGAAGAAATGAAACGGGAAGCGGAGGTGTATTATGATTTTCCGATCGAAACGGAAATCCAGCTGATCAATGCGATGAAAAGCGGAGACGCCGCCAAAACGAAGGACATCATTCAGCAGCTGTACGAAAACAACTTCACAGGGAAGCAGATCACCCCGGAGCATGGACGGCTGTTGTTTGCGAATCTGCTCAGCACGTTGTTCAAATTGCTGAATGCTTTGAATTTACGGTATGAGGATATCTTCGGGACCCCCGCTAAGCCTATTGAAAATATGACCGAAGCGGGTTCTGTGGAAGAGCTGCATTCGGAGATGCAGGCCATGTTCCATAAGGCTTGCCTGTATGTCAAACAGCAGAGAGGCGATTCCTCAACGCTCCTGCTGGAGAAAATCAAAAAATACATTATCGAGCATCATGACGATGCGATGATCAGTCTGGCATCCATTGCCGAGCAGTTCAATATTACGCCTCCGTATTTATCGGCTTTCTTCAAGAAGAACAGCGGATCGAATCTGACCGATTATTTGGCGAAGATCCGGATCGAGCGCTCCAAGGAAATGATGAAGGAGGCGGGGAGCACCATCTCGCAGATCGCCAGGGCGGTCGGGTACACAAGCGACGTCGGCTTTATCCGGGTATTCAAGAAATACGAAGGGATCACGCCCGGAAAATATAAGGAAACGCTGCACTCCCTACCATCCACATTAAGAAAAGATCATGCCGAATCTTAA
- a CDS encoding SDR family NAD(P)-dependent oxidoreductase, whose product MKFDNTTVIITGAANGIGRGLAEGYASRGAQVVVSDMDQTRGKETAASLKEQGWSALFIPCDVRNEDDIRHLMNETVSQFGRIDILINNAGVSRFKSPFDMTVQDWDDVLNTNARSCFLATREAAVHMRKSGRGGAVVNLSSTRFMMSEPNSEAYAASKGAIVALTHAMAVSLGPDRIRVNCISPGWIETGSYEELRPEDHSQHPAGRVGVPSDIAKACYYLTDPENDFVTGTHLVVDGGMTRKMIYEP is encoded by the coding sequence ATGAAATTTGACAATACAACGGTAATTATAACCGGTGCTGCAAACGGTATCGGACGCGGATTGGCGGAAGGGTATGCGTCTAGAGGCGCTCAGGTCGTAGTAAGCGATATGGATCAAACGCGCGGAAAGGAGACGGCCGCTTCCCTGAAGGAGCAGGGATGGTCTGCTCTCTTTATACCTTGCGACGTCCGCAACGAGGACGATATCCGTCATCTGATGAATGAAACGGTAAGCCAGTTCGGCAGGATTGATATATTAATCAATAACGCGGGGGTTTCACGTTTCAAGTCGCCTTTTGATATGACCGTTCAGGATTGGGACGATGTGCTGAACACGAATGCAAGAAGCTGTTTTTTGGCTACCCGGGAAGCGGCTGTACATATGAGAAAATCCGGCCGGGGAGGTGCCGTCGTCAACCTGTCCTCCACCCGTTTCATGATGTCGGAGCCGAATTCGGAGGCTTATGCCGCATCCAAGGGCGCGATCGTAGCATTGACCCATGCCATGGCGGTCAGCCTGGGACCGGATCGGATCCGGGTGAACTGTATCAGTCCGGGGTGGATCGAGACCGGTAGCTATGAGGAGCTTCGCCCGGAGGATCACAGCCAGCATCCGGCCGGCCGGGTCGGGGTTCCATCCGATATCGCGAAAGCCTGCTATTACTTGACCGATCCGGAGAACGATTTCGTCACGGGCACACATCTGGTCGTCGACGGCGGAATGACGCGTAAAATGATATATGAGCCATAA
- a CDS encoding DUF2500 domain-containing protein — MGSGSEWMFDFFGSVMPIFFIVVIGIIILSAGKGILQWSQNNRQPLLTVDSKIVSKRTEVKHSHHTDEAMSSRTRTTYYLTFEVESGDRMEFVVNGEEFGMCAEGDEGLLRFQGTRYYSFVRHPKSHRDTVRGYGQHKT, encoded by the coding sequence ATGGGATCGGGATCGGAGTGGATGTTCGATTTTTTCGGCAGCGTTATGCCCATATTTTTCATCGTCGTCATTGGGATTATTATACTGTCGGCAGGGAAAGGAATATTGCAATGGAGCCAGAACAACCGACAGCCTTTGCTAACCGTCGATTCTAAAATTGTGAGCAAGCGGACCGAAGTGAAGCATTCGCATCATACAGATGAAGCGATGTCGAGCCGTACTCGAACCACCTATTACTTAACGTTCGAAGTCGAAAGCGGCGACAGGATGGAGTTTGTCGTGAATGGCGAGGAATTCGGCATGTGTGCGGAAGGGGACGAGGGACTGCTGCGTTTTCAGGGGACCCGCTATTACAGCTTCGTCCGGCATCCGAAGTCGCATCGTGATACCGTCCGAGGATATGGGCAGCATAAAACCTAA
- a CDS encoding WD40/YVTN/BNR-like repeat-containing protein: MRPRRFLLRLSTLAFIVCMLASCTSEPVKKQQQPSPEGPPEPIMQDTAEEEGQVITLVTPETSQKAPEEKSKYQIHTRLTDFHLLSETTGIAWGITNASLRLYQTQDYGETWMDISPSSNVEFGSKLVYGKDIVFTDKDHGWIVRNMQGATETVLLHTSDGGKSWKISSLPKSGTVTALSFVSSQQGWIMASGSSSKGMEEKLLYRTNDGVVWHEVMQNTEYPRTRIPGTVIPRTGSMIGMRFTNPQVGFATVQELQSSKLYITRDGGSQWKSSAQVFRSDSLDRCGSVYAGTPQALGYVGEEVYIPVVCMVEDTPEYMGYFTADNGKSWNLVSFPMTGDPDYGSIQPVFRRLHDGWAMVNGIVYHTTDMGRNWKPYPRDELLTSNLKKYPKVVKMQFISSDVGWLLIETEDKKRSRLMMSTDGGVSWQGL; encoded by the coding sequence TTGAGACCACGACGTTTTCTATTGCGGCTTAGCACGCTGGCATTCATTGTATGCATGTTAGCGTCATGTACCTCGGAGCCGGTAAAAAAACAACAGCAGCCTTCACCAGAAGGACCTCCTGAACCGATTATGCAGGATACAGCGGAAGAAGAAGGGCAGGTAATTACGCTCGTCACGCCGGAGACAAGCCAGAAAGCTCCGGAGGAGAAGAGCAAATACCAGATACATACCCGGCTTACCGACTTTCATCTGTTAAGCGAAACGACAGGCATCGCATGGGGAATCACCAACGCTTCGCTCCGACTATACCAGACGCAGGATTATGGTGAAACGTGGATGGACATCTCGCCATCGTCCAATGTCGAATTCGGCAGCAAGCTGGTGTATGGCAAAGATATCGTATTTACCGATAAAGATCATGGATGGATTGTGCGGAACATGCAGGGCGCGACGGAGACCGTGCTGCTTCATACCTCTGACGGGGGGAAGAGCTGGAAAATATCGTCCCTTCCGAAATCCGGCACCGTGACCGCTTTATCCTTCGTGTCCTCACAGCAAGGCTGGATCATGGCTTCAGGCAGCTCTTCCAAAGGCATGGAGGAGAAGCTGCTGTATCGAACCAACGACGGGGTCGTGTGGCATGAGGTTATGCAGAATACAGAGTACCCGAGAACCCGGATCCCGGGAACGGTGATTCCAAGAACAGGCTCGATGATCGGCATGAGGTTCACCAATCCTCAAGTCGGGTTTGCGACGGTGCAGGAGCTGCAATCGTCCAAGCTGTACATCACACGCGACGGCGGGAGCCAATGGAAATCTTCTGCTCAGGTATTCCGGAGCGATTCGCTCGACCGCTGCGGATCGGTCTATGCAGGTACGCCCCAGGCCCTCGGTTACGTGGGTGAAGAGGTCTATATTCCCGTTGTGTGCATGGTCGAAGATACCCCTGAGTACATGGGTTATTTTACAGCCGATAACGGGAAGTCATGGAACCTGGTTTCATTCCCAATGACGGGAGACCCAGACTACGGTAGCATCCAACCTGTGTTCCGCAGACTGCATGACGGATGGGCGATGGTGAACGGCATTGTTTACCATACGACCGATATGGGCCGGAATTGGAAGCCCTATCCGAGGGATGAGCTGTTGACGAGCAACTTGAAAAAGTACCCGAAAGTGGTGAAAATGCAGTTTATTTCATCGGATGTCGGCTGGCTCCTGATTGAGACGGAAGACAAGAAACGCTCCCGGCTCATGATGAGCACGGATGGCGGGGTATCATGGCAAGGATTATAA
- the tlp gene encoding small acid-soluble spore protein Tlp, translating to MAKPDNREDNVEHLQDAVQNTIENFREAEDYLEEFGDEIPASEKEQIQDRNERRKRSISGFREEIKDEAAHQGE from the coding sequence GTGGCAAAACCGGACAATCGCGAAGATAACGTAGAGCATCTGCAGGATGCTGTGCAGAACACCATTGAAAACTTCCGCGAAGCGGAGGATTATCTGGAAGAGTTCGGCGATGAGATTCCTGCCTCGGAGAAGGAGCAAATCCAGGATCGCAATGAGCGCCGCAAGAGAAGCATCTCCGGCTTCCGTGAGGAAATTAAAGATGAGGCCGCCCATCAGGGCGAATAA
- a CDS encoding LysE family translocator, with protein MFTLTSLLLFLGSAILIILVPGPDLLFAVTQGMTSGKRAGILSAIGLSLGNIVHTLAAALGVSIIIKTSATVFTLFKIAGACYLFYLAYKSFKHRKEPIGIQKGKPEPGRNLILKGFLMNVLNPKVAIFFLSFLPQFVNDTQGHAGIQLFILGMIFLILTGLIFGILAYFAGAFSQRLLSNSRFGEWMNILGGCIFSIIGMKLVFTRL; from the coding sequence ATGTTTACACTCACTTCTTTACTGCTGTTTCTAGGATCGGCGATACTGATCATCCTGGTGCCGGGACCGGATCTGTTGTTTGCCGTTACGCAGGGCATGACCAGCGGCAAGCGAGCGGGCATTCTAAGCGCCATCGGCTTAAGCCTTGGTAATATCGTACATACGCTTGCAGCTGCGCTTGGCGTATCCATCATCATTAAAACGTCTGCGACGGTGTTTACGCTGTTTAAAATCGCGGGCGCTTGTTATTTATTTTATCTTGCGTATAAATCGTTCAAGCACCGGAAGGAACCGATCGGCATTCAGAAAGGCAAGCCTGAGCCCGGACGGAATCTGATCTTAAAGGGATTTCTGATGAACGTTCTGAACCCGAAGGTCGCGATTTTCTTCCTCTCGTTCCTGCCGCAGTTCGTAAATGATACGCAAGGCCATGCCGGCATACAGCTCTTTATTTTAGGAATGATCTTTCTCATCCTGACCGGTTTGATATTCGGGATTTTGGCCTACTTTGCGGGGGCATTCAGCCAGCGGCTTCTATCGAATTCGCGTTTTGGCGAATGGATGAACATCCTGGGAGGCTGCATTTTTTCCATTATCGGGATGAAACTGGTATTTACCCGATTATAA
- a CDS encoding spore germination protein GerPE — MKRNVYVENMHIINISDGSTCICGRSEDLHAYTEALAVQRQVPVFYEDEGSFEDYPIFTRDIPKLPDISDVEMDIIQEHNLIRVNRVDVLSVASASTVQIGTTEQLDLEARVKAIRHFITDQPKALERYKGIIILPYPD, encoded by the coding sequence ATGAAGCGAAACGTATATGTGGAGAACATGCATATCATTAACATCTCGGACGGCTCGACATGTATTTGCGGTAGATCCGAGGATCTTCATGCGTATACGGAGGCACTCGCCGTACAACGGCAGGTGCCCGTCTTTTACGAGGATGAAGGCAGCTTTGAAGATTATCCTATTTTCACGAGGGATATTCCGAAGTTACCGGACATATCGGATGTAGAAATGGACATCATCCAAGAGCATAATCTGATCCGTGTGAATCGTGTCGATGTCTTGTCTGTCGCATCCGCGTCCACGGTCCAAATAGGAACCACGGAGCAGCTTGATCTGGAAGCACGTGTCAAAGCCATTCGCCATTTTATCACAGACCAGCCGAAGGCGCTGGAACGTTATAAGGGCATCATTATTTTGCCCTATCCTGATTGA
- a CDS encoding spore gernimation protein GerPD, with product MKLTVINKELHVGCIRVTAVSSSSVLLIGDTKIINSSSIYDTPSESLLVSPLVPLASGSAP from the coding sequence ATGAAGCTGACAGTCATCAATAAGGAGCTGCATGTGGGCTGCATCCGGGTAACCGCGGTATCCAGCTCGTCCGTGCTGTTAATCGGAGATACGAAAATCATCAACAGCTCATCGATATACGATACGCCATCGGAGTCGTTGCTGGTCAGTCCGCTCGTACCGTTAGCATCGGGATCAGCTCCATGA
- the gerPC gene encoding spore germination protein GerPC: MYPYHLQQLLDGLQLQAEQLRRIEQMVKDLRAEMDTLRQSKSSAADRIEYHFDLLKIERLEGTLNIGVMPTGGKPEGDIEVNGQSLVPPQGSNGGNAAYSEIYEDVAQYLDDDIAGELERSLKKLPGDSAGPSSSVILEDIRKQVGERIQVYMDQYGRSGKEPDAVLMKQTIAQQVKKEIAYAINQHLQQVQGKWKWNEADSHQ, translated from the coding sequence ATGTACCCGTATCATTTACAGCAGCTGCTGGACGGTCTTCAACTCCAAGCGGAGCAGCTACGTCGGATCGAGCAAATGGTGAAGGATTTGAGGGCAGAGATGGATACGCTGCGCCAGTCCAAATCGAGTGCTGCCGACCGGATTGAATATCACTTTGATTTATTAAAAATCGAGAGGCTGGAAGGAACGTTGAATATCGGAGTCATGCCCACGGGCGGCAAGCCGGAAGGGGATATTGAGGTTAACGGTCAATCTCTGGTCCCGCCGCAAGGGAGCAATGGCGGAAACGCAGCATATTCCGAGATTTACGAAGACGTTGCGCAATATCTGGATGATGATATCGCCGGGGAGCTTGAACGGAGTCTGAAGAAGCTTCCCGGCGATTCAGCAGGACCAAGTTCTTCTGTTATTCTAGAGGACATTCGCAAACAGGTCGGGGAACGCATCCAGGTATACATGGACCAATACGGCCGGAGCGGCAAAGAGCCGGACGCCGTGCTTATGAAGCAAACCATTGCTCAGCAGGTCAAAAAGGAGATTGCTTACGCCATCAATCAGCATCTTCAACAAGTGCAAGGGAAGTGGAAATGGAATGAAGCTGACAGTCATCAATAA
- a CDS encoding spore germination protein GerPB: MNVTVHQSITIHQLRVEAVTNSSVLQIGTAGEIRALSNIYNTGGFTGPAPEFEPIDNASPIVPLPAPEEGLYRQE, from the coding sequence GTGAATGTGACGGTTCATCAAAGCATAACGATTCATCAGCTGCGCGTGGAAGCCGTAACGAATTCATCCGTGCTCCAGATCGGGACTGCGGGTGAAATCAGAGCCTTATCCAATATATATAATACGGGTGGCTTTACCGGACCCGCGCCAGAATTCGAGCCTATCGATAACGCCAGCCCGATTGTTCCACTGCCTGCTCCCGAGGAAGGATTGTACAGGCAAGAATGA
- a CDS encoding spore germination protein: MVSIIGNMKIVNVGPSSTVLVGNTGAIDLNSSTKTYSGSNSFNTGDNIGLNIANNQGNSLNTVDPDLIDSANA, translated from the coding sequence GTGGTTTCGATTATCGGCAATATGAAGATTGTAAACGTTGGCCCCAGTTCTACGGTCTTGGTTGGAAATACCGGCGCCATAGATTTGAACAGCTCCACGAAAACCTACTCGGGCTCCAACTCGTTCAATACCGGCGACAATATCGGTCTCAATATCGCGAATAACCAGGGCAACAGCTTAAATACGGTGGATCCGGACCTTATCGATTCCGCGAATGCTTAG
- a CDS encoding Hsp20/alpha crystallin family protein, giving the protein MSSKNRLPEWLTQDSFFSSNPFPFKDLNNLNEDVQLDPAFIEDYVRNTIKQAMSGNDILPSPSELRYETFDTHKFLVVKCHVPKRIHPENLWVQVNRTHIKINGLPKEHVQIIQLPAPVQPSQSIATYKQSSLQIKMPKMSSGRYHDVHIRFL; this is encoded by the coding sequence TTGAGCTCCAAGAACCGGCTGCCCGAATGGCTGACCCAGGATTCCTTCTTCAGCAGCAACCCGTTTCCGTTCAAAGACTTGAACAACCTGAATGAAGACGTTCAACTGGATCCGGCCTTTATAGAGGATTATGTAAGGAACACCATTAAACAGGCGATGTCGGGCAATGATATCCTGCCGAGCCCGTCCGAGCTGCGCTATGAAACCTTTGATACCCATAAATTCCTTGTTGTGAAATGCCATGTTCCCAAGCGCATTCACCCCGAGAATTTATGGGTGCAGGTGAACCGGACACATATCAAAATCAATGGACTTCCGAAAGAGCACGTCCAGATCATCCAGCTGCCTGCGCCCGTGCAGCCCTCACAAAGCATCGCTACGTACAAACAGTCCTCACTGCAAATCAAAATGCCGAAAATGAGCAGCGGTCGCTATCACGACGTACACATCCGGTTTCTTTGA